One Roseimaritima multifibrata DNA window includes the following coding sequences:
- a CDS encoding neutral/alkaline non-lysosomal ceramidase N-terminal domain-containing protein yields MYRLVDLTRRTLEVGLLCGAVVACLLFCARATAAEEAGVLMAGAATSNITPPLGEMIVGNWEPVPAAQVHDELHARCLVLAEGPTKLVFVICDNVGIPREVFDEAKKQIAEKTGIERSHVLTASTHTHSATTARGPRRIAGAPPEELNPYQSFLVQRIVDGVRRALGNLEPAQIGWGKIDEPSEVFNRRWFVKDASLLTNPFGGIDRVRMNPPRGSAQLDRPAGPVDPEISFLSVQSTSGRPIALLGNYSLHYVGGVPNGEISADYFGYFGKLIEKKLNAQEQTPRFVGILSNGTSGDVNNIHFAAKTSPKYAAYEKMQEVANKVASRVAEAHEKIEFRTDVKLAAKETELELQVRQPTEEMRAYLAGVDERGEKAAGHRRERSYARRIASLEKSPKQVSVPLQTFQIGELGIAAVPFETFAETGLEIKDRSPFPDTFTIELAGGSFGYLPTPEQHRLGGYETWLGTNYVEKEATVKIVNSLMDMFEGFNNE; encoded by the coding sequence ATGTATCGTTTGGTCGATTTGACGCGTCGCACTCTTGAGGTCGGTTTGCTGTGCGGAGCCGTGGTCGCGTGTCTGCTGTTTTGTGCTCGCGCAACTGCGGCCGAAGAAGCGGGCGTTTTGATGGCGGGTGCAGCCACCAGCAATATCACCCCGCCGCTTGGCGAAATGATTGTTGGCAACTGGGAACCCGTTCCCGCAGCCCAGGTCCACGATGAACTTCACGCCCGATGCTTGGTGTTGGCGGAAGGGCCGACAAAGCTGGTCTTCGTCATCTGCGATAATGTCGGGATCCCTCGTGAGGTCTTTGACGAAGCTAAAAAACAGATTGCCGAAAAAACAGGCATCGAACGTTCGCATGTCCTGACCGCTTCAACGCATACTCACTCCGCGACGACCGCCCGTGGGCCGCGCAGGATCGCTGGAGCACCGCCGGAAGAATTGAATCCTTACCAATCGTTTTTGGTTCAGCGGATTGTCGACGGTGTTCGTCGTGCACTCGGGAACCTCGAACCGGCTCAGATCGGTTGGGGGAAAATTGATGAACCTTCGGAGGTCTTCAATCGGCGTTGGTTCGTTAAGGATGCTTCGCTATTGACCAACCCGTTTGGTGGTATCGATCGGGTGCGTATGAATCCGCCTCGCGGTAGTGCTCAGTTGGACCGACCCGCTGGGCCGGTCGATCCCGAGATCAGTTTCCTTTCCGTGCAAAGCACTTCTGGACGCCCGATCGCACTCTTGGGGAATTATTCGCTGCATTACGTCGGCGGGGTTCCCAATGGTGAAATTTCCGCAGACTACTTTGGGTATTTCGGGAAGTTGATTGAAAAGAAACTGAATGCACAGGAGCAGACGCCTCGGTTTGTTGGCATCCTTTCCAACGGGACAAGTGGCGATGTCAATAACATTCATTTCGCTGCAAAGACTTCACCGAAGTATGCCGCTTACGAAAAAATGCAAGAGGTTGCCAACAAGGTTGCCAGCCGCGTCGCGGAAGCTCATGAGAAGATTGAATTTCGAACCGACGTGAAACTGGCGGCTAAGGAAACGGAGTTGGAGTTGCAGGTTCGCCAACCAACCGAAGAGATGCGAGCTTATTTGGCTGGGGTGGATGAACGTGGCGAGAAAGCCGCTGGGCATCGACGTGAACGAAGCTATGCAAGACGAATTGCTTCTCTGGAGAAATCACCCAAGCAGGTTTCTGTCCCGCTGCAAACTTTTCAGATTGGTGAATTAGGAATCGCGGCGGTCCCGTTTGAAACGTTTGCGGAGACCGGCCTGGAAATTAAAGATCGCAGTCCCTTTCCCGATACCTTTACGATTGAATTAGCCGGCGGGTCTTTTGGATACTTGCCGACCCCCGAGCAACATCGCTTGGGAGGTTATGAAACGTGGTTGGGAACAAACTACGTGGAAAAGGAAGCAACCGTTAAAATAGTCAACTCCTTAATGGATATGTTCGAAGGGTTCAACAATGAGTAA
- a CDS encoding sialidase family protein: MSKPSVNRRVLLAGIGVGALQSGLVGGVPSFAADAGDAAGTPLIASISKQTLWRNRDGKQKTWFHPRVCMVPTKEGTPYALMTLQEIGGSDYFGPVHFSISKDLGQTWSEPEPIPALGRQPVPGRDDGLEAGVCDITPQYHPPTDSVLALGHVVFYKGKYFARGEQLARYPVYATRQSDGTWSDRKILEWDDPRGAYIYTNNCGQRVVMPDGAIQMSFTFGPTAQNRMVSGVHADYDGNQLTLKSVGPPLHNAVGRGLLEPSVTRFGDRYRMTIRAEDDHGYYSESEDGLQWSPKRAWAWDDGEPIRMSTTQQHWLTHSDGLFLVYSRHDAQNEKVMRWRSPLWVAQVDVDNQCLIRSTEQVLLPLVGDGVKDADNVALMGNFGVVNATPHESWVTVGEWMPRANYRGDVLMARINWSRPNRLVESI; the protein is encoded by the coding sequence ATGAGTAAGCCTTCTGTGAATCGTCGTGTATTGCTGGCAGGGATTGGGGTAGGGGCGTTGCAGTCTGGCTTGGTTGGTGGCGTGCCAAGCTTCGCTGCGGATGCTGGCGATGCTGCGGGCACCCCGTTGATCGCTTCGATTTCAAAGCAGACCCTCTGGCGAAACCGCGATGGGAAACAGAAAACTTGGTTCCATCCGCGAGTTTGTATGGTGCCCACGAAAGAGGGAACTCCTTATGCATTGATGACCCTGCAAGAAATCGGTGGGTCCGATTATTTTGGGCCCGTCCATTTTTCGATTTCTAAAGACCTTGGTCAGACGTGGAGCGAACCTGAGCCGATTCCTGCCTTGGGACGTCAGCCTGTTCCCGGTCGTGATGACGGCCTGGAGGCGGGCGTGTGTGATATCACTCCACAGTACCATCCGCCGACCGATTCGGTTTTGGCGTTGGGCCACGTTGTCTTTTACAAAGGCAAATACTTCGCTCGTGGCGAGCAGTTGGCTCGCTACCCGGTTTATGCGACGCGGCAAAGCGATGGGACTTGGTCGGATCGAAAGATCTTGGAATGGGACGATCCTCGCGGGGCTTATATTTACACCAATAATTGTGGGCAGCGGGTGGTCATGCCCGATGGTGCGATTCAAATGTCATTTACCTTTGGACCGACCGCCCAAAATCGAATGGTTTCGGGAGTCCACGCCGATTACGACGGGAATCAGTTGACACTGAAATCGGTAGGTCCTCCGCTTCATAACGCTGTTGGTCGTGGGTTGCTAGAACCTAGCGTGACTCGTTTTGGGGATCGCTATCGGATGACAATACGAGCCGAAGACGATCATGGATACTATTCGGAAAGTGAAGACGGTTTGCAGTGGAGTCCCAAGCGAGCGTGGGCCTGGGACGATGGAGAACCGATTCGAATGTCGACGACTCAGCAGCACTGGTTGACTCATAGCGATGGGCTGTTTCTCGTTTACTCGCGGCACGATGCCCAAAATGAAAAGGTGATGCGTTGGCGATCGCCCCTTTGGGTGGCTCAGGTGGATGTGGATAACCAATGCTTGATTCGTTCGACCGAGCAGGTGCTTCTGCCGCTGGTTGGCGATGGTGTCAAGGATGCGGACAACGTTGCTTTGATGGGGAATTTTGGTGTCGTTAATGCCACTCCGCATGAATCGTGGGTGACGGTTGGTGAATGGATGCCCAGGGCAAATTATCGCGGCGATGTTTTGATGGCTCGTATTAATTGGAGTCGACCCAATCGATTGGTCGAATCAATTTAA
- a CDS encoding WD40 repeat domain-containing serine/threonine-protein kinase, giving the protein MEHLPDDLTRADDGFSEDLFSSLTEFGSYRIVQFLGRGGMGEVYHAEDVSTNRSVALKLLRHRYSGQRRFLQRFQREAQAVQVLQHEHIVPLFESGEEQGIPYLAMQLIEGKTLAEHITQIKSQPACTTVHDSPETGAAGSESNLEGEAFSYVEIAKSIADIAEAVHAAHVGKIVHRDIKPSNLMLDRCGKLWLTDFGLASVGDEQTAITMTGDLLGTPAYMSPEQAGGSLTEVSRYTDVYSLGATLYEWATLQKPFSGNREQILFNVAQGNLALPSKVRPDIPRPLEAIICKAMSLLPEGRYLTAEDFAKDLRLFAAGRTVSARLPGWTARLYRWSERNPLVALASLLGVAATVIAVLVMQAVYSGSLVAVNSRLEDSNKSLVVANKRLEVREQQLSQQLFVSDMSVAFKAYASHNFPTVQQLLQQHRPDPLEHGAQHFAWGLLRRLTTAPESTLLCQHDGVAAEVAVSTDGQLAVSVGHDGFVYVIDLEDRRVLHKHEVGTALDGIAISPDKKWFLTGNRSLTGFNGVSRRDMQTGETIVALLGHANTIEATAVSPDGEWFATADRYRDVQVHNSEGRFVHRETTESRNESLIFLKDKRSLALLNREDHRNEIRVWDFVDKRYQQVKLQFTPNTFGSSLPLNSAGDLRLAASGEHQVAVVDWPSGRTVARQPKVGARVRCIDISADGTLAFAGTDDGLVYVWETEQVDSQGNFAEPLLFQASLGQVTGIRAIANPDSNTQFLTTSEDGRVQLWDVARSFPMRPSGEGMPYVSTAVAGMHVSSPGASKIFLRLENGTIASYEGGSDSIQKIIELPLDGYGNIVVSEDEKTLVVASGTDLCVVNVPAGEVVHRLPLVDKDKYCRGLLFFSERLFALFNDHFLVYDTKDYTQEDEVWLPENDANQILTFPDAESFLIMCRAKIYRWDGKKLSLFEQAATGAEEYVKIAFDSAGKQMATTLSNRTVRIRSLDGSKPAVLMRGHQRTVNACLFLDDGATLVTTSSDLTIRFWDVATGRELGVLDCPRSSPDFLHYFAASNMLMSMFDDAPFKIWPANKIEAESADYLSIGSPKGNAEEQVVAAR; this is encoded by the coding sequence GTGGAACATTTACCTGATGATCTGACGCGCGCCGATGACGGTTTTTCTGAAGATCTGTTTTCTTCGTTAACCGAGTTTGGCTCTTACCGGATCGTGCAGTTTCTTGGACGCGGCGGGATGGGGGAGGTCTATCACGCCGAGGATGTTAGCACCAATCGATCGGTCGCTTTGAAACTGTTGCGGCACCGGTATTCGGGGCAGCGGCGATTTCTCCAACGCTTCCAGCGGGAAGCCCAAGCGGTACAGGTGCTTCAGCACGAGCATATTGTTCCGCTGTTTGAATCAGGCGAAGAGCAAGGAATTCCGTACCTTGCAATGCAACTGATCGAAGGAAAGACGCTTGCCGAGCATATCACCCAGATCAAGAGTCAGCCCGCTTGTACGACGGTTCACGATTCCCCGGAAACCGGTGCGGCCGGAAGCGAGTCGAATCTAGAAGGAGAAGCGTTCTCCTATGTTGAAATAGCGAAATCGATCGCGGACATTGCCGAAGCCGTTCATGCGGCTCATGTTGGAAAAATCGTTCATCGCGATATCAAGCCTTCAAACTTGATGCTCGATCGATGTGGGAAGTTATGGCTCACCGATTTCGGATTGGCTTCGGTTGGCGATGAACAGACTGCGATTACGATGACTGGCGATTTGTTGGGGACGCCTGCCTATATGAGTCCCGAACAGGCGGGCGGATCGTTGACGGAGGTTAGTCGTTACACAGACGTCTACAGTTTGGGGGCGACGCTCTATGAATGGGCCACATTGCAGAAACCTTTTTCCGGTAATCGGGAGCAGATTCTGTTCAATGTTGCTCAAGGGAATCTTGCGCTTCCCAGTAAAGTTCGCCCAGACATTCCTCGCCCTTTAGAAGCGATCATCTGCAAGGCGATGTCGTTGTTGCCGGAGGGAAGGTATCTCACGGCAGAAGATTTTGCTAAAGATTTGCGGTTGTTTGCCGCTGGAAGAACCGTTTCGGCACGCTTGCCTGGGTGGACTGCAAGGCTTTATCGATGGAGCGAAAGAAACCCGTTGGTCGCACTGGCGTCGTTGTTGGGAGTAGCCGCAACGGTGATCGCGGTGCTTGTCATGCAAGCGGTTTATTCAGGATCCCTTGTTGCCGTTAATAGTCGATTAGAAGATTCCAATAAAAGCCTGGTTGTTGCGAACAAGCGTTTGGAGGTTCGTGAGCAACAATTAAGTCAACAGTTGTTTGTTTCGGATATGTCGGTTGCATTTAAGGCTTATGCGTCCCATAACTTTCCCACCGTTCAGCAGTTGCTCCAGCAACATCGGCCCGATCCGCTTGAGCACGGGGCACAACATTTTGCTTGGGGACTTTTGCGGCGTTTGACGACGGCTCCCGAATCCACGTTGTTATGTCAACACGATGGAGTGGCGGCGGAAGTCGCGGTTTCAACAGACGGTCAGTTGGCGGTCTCGGTCGGGCATGATGGTTTCGTGTATGTCATCGATCTAGAAGATCGTCGTGTGCTGCATAAGCACGAAGTCGGTACGGCGCTGGATGGGATTGCGATTTCGCCCGATAAAAAATGGTTCTTGACAGGGAATCGAAGTTTGACGGGATTTAATGGGGTGTCGCGACGAGACATGCAGACCGGAGAAACGATTGTTGCGTTGCTTGGACATGCAAATACGATTGAAGCGACCGCGGTATCGCCGGATGGTGAATGGTTTGCGACGGCGGATCGCTATCGCGATGTCCAGGTTCACAATAGTGAAGGGCGGTTTGTCCATCGCGAGACGACGGAATCTCGAAATGAATCTTTGATATTTCTAAAGGACAAACGGTCGCTGGCCTTGTTGAATCGTGAGGATCATCGCAACGAAATTCGTGTATGGGATTTTGTGGATAAGCGTTATCAGCAAGTGAAGCTTCAGTTCACGCCCAATACATTCGGGAGTTCTTTGCCGCTAAATTCCGCTGGGGATCTTCGCTTGGCGGCATCTGGCGAGCATCAGGTTGCGGTAGTTGATTGGCCCTCGGGGAGAACGGTGGCTCGGCAACCGAAAGTCGGCGCCCGCGTTCGCTGTATCGATATCAGTGCCGATGGCACGCTCGCGTTTGCCGGCACCGACGATGGTTTGGTCTATGTTTGGGAAACCGAACAGGTGGACTCGCAAGGAAATTTTGCTGAGCCGTTGCTGTTCCAGGCCAGCCTTGGGCAGGTTACCGGTATCCGTGCGATTGCGAATCCTGATTCGAACACTCAATTTTTAACCACCTCAGAAGATGGCAGAGTCCAGTTGTGGGACGTTGCACGCTCCTTCCCGATGCGGCCGAGCGGAGAAGGGATGCCCTATGTTTCGACCGCGGTGGCTGGCATGCATGTAAGTTCGCCAGGGGCCTCCAAAATCTTTTTGCGGCTAGAGAACGGTACCATAGCCTCTTATGAAGGTGGCTCGGATTCGATTCAAAAGATCATTGAATTGCCGCTTGATGGATACGGGAATATTGTTGTTTCGGAAGATGAAAAGACGTTGGTCGTTGCTTCAGGAACGGACCTCTGTGTCGTCAATGTCCCCGCGGGGGAAGTGGTGCATCGCCTGCCTTTGGTGGATAAAGACAAATACTGCCGAGGCTTGTTGTTTTTCAGTGAGCGTTTATTCGCTTTGTTTAATGATCATTTTTTGGTTTACGATACGAAAGACTACACGCAGGAAGATGAGGTTTGGTTGCCAGAGAATGACGCTAATCAAATTCTTACCTTTCCAGACGCCGAATCCTTTTTGATCATGTGTCGGGCAAAGATCTATCGTTGGGACGGAAAGAAACTAAGTCTTTTCGAACAGGCTGCCACTGGCGCTGAAGAGTATGTGAAAATTGCCTTCGATTCTGCAGGCAAGCAGATGGCGACGACTTTGTCGAACCGAACGGTACGAATTCGTTCATTGGACGGTTCGAAACCGGCAGTTTTGATGCGAGGCCATCAACGGACGGTTAATGCTTGCTTGTTTTTAGACGATGGAGCGACTTTGGTGACAACTTCGTCAGATTTGACGATTCGATTTTGGGATGTCGCCACGGGGCGTGAATTGGGCGTTTTAGACTGCCCGCGAAGCAGCCCCGATTTCTTACACTATTTTGCTGCCAGTAATATGTTGATGTCGATGTTCGACGATGCACCCTTCAAAATTTGGCCAGCCAATAAGATCGAAGCAGAGTCCGCCGACTATCTGTCGATCGGCAGTCCGAAGGGAAACGCGGAAGAGCAGGTCGTTGCGGCCCGATAG